One Gemmatimonas sp. UBA7669 genomic window carries:
- a CDS encoding bifunctional 3,4-dihydroxy-2-butanone-4-phosphate synthase/GTP cyclohydrolase II, translating to MSDTQQLPETDERVFGTVEQALADIAAGKFVVVADDEDRENEGDLVCAAEKVTPEMVNFMLEAKGMICLAMTNQWADTLGLEMQVDHNTEAMSTAFTVSIDAAAKYGVTTGISASDRATTIRVAVEPNATRADLRVPGHIHPLRARDGGVLQRVGHTEAAVDLARLAGLRPAGVICEILNKDGTTARRPQLEVFAREHGLTFITIAQLVAYRLRNERLVHRVADARLPTAFGEWRIVGYRNDVDSREHIAIAYGDVQNGEDVLVRMHSKCLTGDVFHSQRCDCGWQLETAMQMIQREGRGVVVYLDQEGRGIGLLNKLKAYELQDQGADTVEANEQLGFKPDLRNYGIGAQILLDLGVRSIRILTNNPRKLVGLDGYGLVLKDRVRIEAPSTDENASYLETKRTKLGHLFAV from the coding sequence ATGTCTGATACCCAGCAGCTGCCCGAGACCGACGAGCGCGTATTCGGCACCGTCGAGCAGGCCCTCGCCGACATCGCCGCCGGCAAGTTCGTGGTCGTGGCCGACGACGAGGACCGTGAGAACGAGGGCGACCTCGTCTGCGCCGCCGAAAAGGTCACGCCGGAAATGGTGAACTTCATGCTCGAAGCCAAGGGCATGATCTGTCTCGCCATGACCAATCAATGGGCCGACACCCTCGGGCTCGAGATGCAGGTCGATCACAACACCGAGGCCATGTCCACGGCCTTCACGGTGAGCATCGATGCCGCCGCCAAGTACGGCGTCACCACGGGCATCAGCGCCAGCGACCGCGCCACCACCATTCGTGTGGCCGTCGAGCCCAATGCCACGCGCGCAGACCTGCGCGTGCCCGGGCACATTCATCCGCTGCGTGCACGCGATGGTGGCGTGCTGCAGCGCGTGGGACACACCGAAGCGGCCGTCGATCTCGCGCGCCTGGCGGGTCTGCGCCCCGCCGGCGTCATCTGCGAAATCCTGAACAAGGACGGCACCACCGCGCGTCGTCCGCAGCTCGAAGTGTTCGCGCGCGAGCACGGCCTGACCTTCATCACCATCGCGCAGCTCGTGGCCTATCGTCTGCGCAACGAGCGCCTCGTGCATCGTGTGGCCGACGCCCGCCTACCCACCGCCTTCGGTGAGTGGCGCATCGTGGGGTACCGCAACGACGTCGATTCGCGCGAGCACATTGCCATTGCCTACGGCGACGTGCAGAACGGCGAAGACGTGCTTGTGCGCATGCACAGCAAGTGTCTCACCGGCGACGTGTTTCATTCCCAGCGCTGTGACTGCGGCTGGCAGCTCGAAACCGCCATGCAGATGATCCAGCGCGAAGGGCGCGGCGTCGTGGTCTATCTCGACCAGGAAGGCCGCGGCATCGGGCTGCTCAACAAGCTCAAGGCCTACGAGCTGCAGGATCAGGGCGCCGACACCGTCGAGGCCAACGAGCAGCTCGGCTTCAAGCCCGACCTGCGCAACTACGGCATCGGCGCGCAGATTCTGCTCGACCTTGGCGTGCGGTCCATCCGCATCCTCACCAACAACCCCCGCAAGCTCGTGGGCCTCGATGGCTACGGGCTCGTGCTCAAGGATCGCGTGCGCATCGAGGCGCCGTCCACCGATGAGAACGCTTCCTATCTTGAGACCAAGCGAACAAAGCTTGGTCACCTCTTCGCCGTCTGA